The Ornithinibacillus sp. 4-3 region AAAAATTAATTCTCGTTTTGTTAGTTTTGAATAATAGGATACTTTAAATTCTCGTGCTAAATTATAAATTTCTTTTAATGTCAATGTTTCTAATTGAGAGATGGTCAATGAAGCCATACAATCACCATACCTATTCTTTAAGATATTCTGTTGTTTTAAATCTTTCCGCAGTTTGTTTATCTTTGTTTATCTATGATAGAATATGTGAAGCTCAGAATCTACTACTTATAACTATTTTTTTGGAAAATTGTTATTTATCATTTGATGGATAAATTTATTTGGTGAGAATTAGTCGGAGCTAAAGAGAGAAGGTTGTGGCAAAAGGATCTTTGGTTAGTCCATTTCGAACATATGTAATGGAAGTAGTTACTTTATCAATATACAAAAAACTACAAACCTAACTAAGCTTGTTGTTATATTTTGCTTGGTTTACACATTGTTCGTTTTTAAAAGTTAAATGTTTCTTTTGTCTCAGCCTTATCATTTATATTCTAAACAATACTTCCATCATACCCATTTTATGCACAATATACAACTTCTTTTTACATCCATGAATTCCTAAACAAAATAAATGTTTTAAAAAAGAGTAAAGAAATCTAGCAATACACTAGACTTCTCTACTACTCTATCTACTCTTTATTACTCTTCAGGATCCATAACAAGATTCGGCTTGCGAATTAAACTATGTTCTCCATCAACAAAACGAACAGTTCCGCTCTTCGCACGCATAACAATTGTTTGTGTCGTTGCTTTTGTACCTGTAAATTGTACTCCTTTAAGCAGTTCTCCATCCGTAATACCTGTCGCTGCAAAAATGGCATCATCTCCACCAACAAGGTCTTCCATGTAAAATACTTTATTAATATCAGTAATACCCATTTTCTTACAACGCTCTTCTTCTTCTTCATTAGATGGAACAAGCTGGCCTTGAAGTTCTCCACCTAAACATTTTAATGCTACTGCCGCAAGAACCCCTTCTGGAGCACCTCCAATACCAAGCATAATATCTACACCCGTCTGTTTGAATGCTGTGTTGATCGCTGCAGCAACATCGCCAGCAGGAATTAATTTAATACGTGCTCCTGCTTCGCGAATTTCATTGATTAATTCTTGATGGCGTGGACGATCTAGAACAATCGCAAGAAGGTCTTCAATATTCTTATTTTTCGCTTCAGCTACTGCCTTTAAATTATCATATGTAGAAGCATTAATATCTACTTTTCCAACTGCTTCGGGTCCAACAGCAATCTTCCTCATATACATATCTGGTGCATGTAATAAAGTATTGTGGTCAGCAATTGCAATAACTGCTAATGCATTCCATGTTCCTTGAGCAACAATATTTGTTCCTTCTACCGGATCTACTGCTATATCTACCAGAGGGCCTGAACCTGTCCCAAGCTTTTCACCAATATAAAGCATTGGTGCTTCATCCATTTCTCCTTCTCCAATTACAACTGTTCCTTGCATCGGAATAGTATCAAATACAGTACGCATTGCTGTTGTTGCTGCATCATCAGCTTCGTCTTTCTTGCCTCTTCCCATCCAACGTGCAGAAGATAAGGCTGCTGCTTCTGTTACACGTACAAGTTCCATTGTTAAACTTCTATCCACATGAATCTCTCCCTCTGAGTATATATAAAAGTAAACCTTCCATCCGCAGAAAGTCTCATATCTACGGATAGTTAGTGAATCAATTTGGTTTTCTGACTGTTACCCTTTTTCCTAAAGTGTAGAGTCAGATCAACAGCTAAGCTTTATTGACCTTGTACTTGCTCCACTTCTTCTGTGTTCAAGTCTTCGCGCCAAACATTTGCCCCTAATTGCAATAATTTTTCTGTAATTTGTTCATAACCACGATCTACATGTTCTAAGCCTGTTACTTCTGTAATTCCTTCTGCCATTAAACCTGCAATAATTAAAGCAGCACCAGCACGTAAATCAGATGCCTTCACCTTCGCTCCTTGTAACTTAACAGGACCAGAAACAATGGCAGAGCCGCCTTCTACTTTAATTTGCGCATTCATTCTTCGAAGTTCATCAATATGTTTAAAGCGCGAAGAATAAATTGTATCTGTAACAACTCCAGTTCCTTCTGCTTTTGTTAGCAGGGAAGTGAGTGGTTGCTGTAAATCTGTCGGAAATCCTGGATAGACTAGTGTTTTAATATCGACACTTTTCAACGGCTTATTTGAAACAATAAGTAATTGTTCATCACTTTCTTCTATTACTACACCCATTTCACGCAACTTAGCTAATAATGATTCTAAATGTTGGGGAATTACATTATCAATGATGATCTCTTTTCCTTGGGCAGCAGCTAAAACAGCAAAGGTACCTGCTTCAATTCTGTCAGGTATAATCGTATGTTTACAGCCATGTAAGGTATCAACGCCCTCTATTCGAATAACATCTGTACCTGCACCTTTGATTTTCGCACCCATATTCGTTAGTAACGTAGCCACATCAATAATTTCAGGCTCTTTCGCTGCATTTTCAATAATTGTTTTTCCTTTTGCTTTCACTGCAGCAAGCATAATATTAATCGTTGCTCCAACACTAACAACATCCAAATAAATTCTTGCTCCTGTTAGCTGTTTTGCACGAATATAAATTGCTCCATGCTCATTCGTCACTTCTGCACCAAGTGCTTCGAAACCTTTAATATGCTGGTCAATTGGACGTGGTCCTAACGGGCAGCCACCTGGCAATCCAATCACCGCTTCATTAAACTTCCCAAGCATTGCTCCCATAAAATAATAAGATGCACGTAATTTCTTTACCTTACCATTTGGTAATGGCATAGATACCATATTTGTCGGATCAATAGATACAGTATCCTGATGAAGCCGATTCCAAGTTACATTTCCACCAATTTCTTCGATAAGATCTCCAAGGATTCTTACATCAGAAATATTTGGCAAATCTTCAATTGTCACTTCAGAATCAGCCAAAATCGCAGCAGGAAGAAGTGCAACAGCACTATTTTTCGCACCACCAATTCTCACTTTTCCATTTAATAAATGGCCGCCCTCTATCAACATTTTTTGCATATAAAAACCTCGCTCTGTCGAAGCACATCATGCAATGAATATTTGTTCATTTATGTTAAATGAACAGCTTTCTTATTCAGCTTGCCTACGTGCATTTCATTATATTATTTATCATTCAAATGCCTTTGGTTATTACATTAATTAGATATTTTTACTTTATGCATTAACTGGCATTTCATACAAATGAATTATTTATTCCAATCTGCTAAAAACTGTTCGATACCTTTATCTGTTAACGGATGTTTCACAAGCTGAGCTAGGACGTTGTAAGGAATTGTTGCAATATGTGCTCCGTTTAATGCTGATTCCGTTACATGCAATGGATGACGAATAGATGCAGCAATAATTTCTGTTGGTATACCATGAAGATCAAACATCTCTGAGATGGATCCAATGAGACTCATACCATCATGACCAATATCATCTAATCTCCCAATAAATGGTGACACATAAGTTGCACCAGCACGTGCTGCTAATAAAGCTTGGTTAGCATTAAAAATCAAAGTAACATTTGTAGTAATTCCAAGATCACTCAAAGCTTTAACCGCTTTTAGCCCTTCCAAGGTCATCGGGATTTTCACTGTAATATTAGGTGCAATTGCTGCTAGTTCTTTTCCTTCAGCAATCATTCCTTCCGCATCTTCCGCAATTACTTCAGCACTAACAGATCCTTCTGTTACCTCTGATGTAATTTCTCTTAAACGATCATGAAATGAAACTCCTTCTTTTGCAACAAGACTAGGGTTCGTTGTCACACCAGCTAGAACACCTAATTCATTTGCAGCTCGAATCTCCTCAATATTGGCTGTATCAATAAAAAATTTCATTTGTCCCATCCCTCTTTTCTACATAATTATATAATTATTTATTGCACTTGTACTCCAAAAAATCACTCAATAGTTATACAATTATTTAGCTTGTCCAGAAGAGCCAAATTCACGCATTTTCTTAATAACAGCTTCCTTAATTGCTTCACGTCCAGGTCCTAAATATTTTCTTGGATCATATACTTTTGAATCTGCATTTAATACTTCACGAACTACTCTTGTTTGTTCAATTTGGTTCTCTGTATTTACATTAATTTTCGCTGTTCCTAATGAAATTGCACGTTGAATATCCTTTAAAGGAATTCCTGTACCACCATGTAAAACTAAAGGAATATTTGTTAAATTCATTACTTCTTCCATACGATCAAAGCCTAAATTAGGTTCGCCTTTATAAGGGCCATGAACTGAACCAAGTGCAGGTGCAAAGCAGTCTACATTAGTTTCTTTCACTAATTTCTCACATTCAGCAGGGATAGCATAAGCTGCTTCTGCATCTTCTACGATTAAGTCATCCTCTTGTCCGCCGATTCTTCCTAATTCAGCTTCTACAGAAACACCATGTAGATGAGCTAATTCAACTACTTTCTGTGTTAATGCAATATTCTCTTCTAATGGTAGATGTGATCCATCAATCATGACAGAAGTAAATCCTGCTTGAATTGCTTTAGCACACTCTGCAAAGCTTGCACCATGATCTAGGTGGATTGCTACAGGAACAGTAGTTCCATATTCTTCCATCAATGCTTTTGCTGTTGCAACAGCAACTTTAAATCCACCCATATATTTTGCTGCACCACTGGATACTCCTAAAATAACTGGAGATTTTTCTTCTTCTGCTGCTTGTAGGATTGCTTGTACATATTCTAAATTATTTATGTTAAATTGGCCGACTGCGTAACTCTTTTCTTTGGCAATTTCGAGCATTTCTTTCATTGATACTAGTGACATGATTTGTCCTCCCTTTTTCAAAACAAAATTAGAAAACTCGGCTTATCGCCAAGTTTTTATGGCGCAAAGCCTTCTTTATACTTATGTAGTAGGTAAATTTCATACTTCTCTCTCTGTTAAAAAAATATTATATGTATTAAGAATACCAACTACATGAAATCGGTGCAACTACAAGCGACCAAATAGATTTAAGTTAAGAAAAATGTGAAAATAAATTGATATATTTTCTTAATGATTTAGTCACATATTTTCTTTACCCTTTTTGTAATTAGAATAGACATAATTAAGATTATCATTTAAAGATTTCTTATCACAAAACAATTCCTGCCTCAATCATGTTGAATTCAGAAGCATAGCCAAAGGTTTAGTCATAGAGAATATAATTGACATAAAACATCCAGCTATATTTAAACCACTAATTTTTGACTTGAAATCTTAACATCTATAAGAGTTTCCGCTAGCATTATTTTAAATTTATTGCACTGCTTTTTTGCGTTAAACAGGTCATAAATCCGATTATATTAGTCGGATTAGTTGAAACCAAAACCTCCTTGTAGTATTTCAACAAGGAGGTTCTTATCTATATTTATTTACATGCTTGTACAATAGACTCAAGAAATCCTTTAATTAAAGCATGTGGTCTAGTTGGACGTGATTTGAATTCTGGATGGAACTGACATGCAATAAAGTAAGGATGATCCTCTACTTCAATAATTTCAACAAGCTCATTATCAGGACTTACTCCGGAGAATATTAAACCTTTTTCTTCTAAAATTGCACGGTATTTATTATTAAATTCATAACGATTACGATGGCGTTCATTTACTTGAGAAACTCCTTCATAAATAGCCTTCGCTTTAGAGTGATCCATTAATGAACATGGGAATGAACCTAGACGCATTGGATCTTGTAATGTTTTACCAGGTAATAAATCAATTACTGGATTCGTCGTATTTTCCGCAAATTCTGTAGAATGTGCATCTGCTAAGCCTGCTACATTTTTTGCAAATTCAACGATAGCTAACTGCATTCCTAATGCAATTCCAAGGAATGGAACTTTATTTTCACGTGCGTACTGTGTCGCATGAATTTTACCATCTATACCATCAGGACCAAATCCACCTGGAACGACAATACCATCTACTTTTGCTAAATCTGCAAGTAGTTTATCCTTATCTGGGTCTTCTGAATCTAGCCACACTACTTCAATATCTGTATCGTATACAAATCCAGCGTGCTTTAATGCTTCAACTACTGAAATATACGCATCTGGTAATTCTACATACTTCCCTACAAGTCCAATCGTTACTTTCTTTGATAAATTACGTACTTTATCAACTAATGCTAACCAATCTGTTAACTCTGCTTCTTTACAGCTCATATTCAAATGGTCACAAACTAGTTGGTCAAAGTTTTGCTCCTGTAATGCAATTGGTACATGATAAAGTGTATCTGCATCACGCATTTCAATAACTGCTTCAACATTAATATCACAGAAGAGAGAGATTTTCTCTTTCATCTCTTGGCTAATTGGTAATTCTGTACGTAAAACGATCGCATCTGGTTGAATACCTAATGAGCGTAATTCTTTTACACTATGCTGAGTTGGCTTTGTCTTTACCTCTCCAGCTGCACGAATGTATGGAACTAATGTACAGTGAACATACATTACATTCTCTCTGCCTTTTTCATTTTTAATCTGGCGAATCGCTTCTAAAAATGGTAAAGATTCAATATCTCCTACTGTTCCACCAATTTCTGTAATTACTATATCTGCCTCTGTCGCTTCTCCAGCACGATATACTTGATCTTTAATTTCATTCGTAATATGTGGGATAACCTGAACTGTCGCACCTAAGTATTCATCATTTCTTTCTTTACGAATAACACTAGAGTACACTTTCCCAGTTGTAATATTACTGTATTTATTTAAATTAATATCAATGAAACGCTCATAATGTCCAAGGTCTAAGTCTGTTTCCGCTCCATCTTCTGTAACGAAAACCTCTCCATGCTGGTATGGACTCATGGAACCTGGATCTACGTTCAGGTATGGATCAAATTTTTGGATTGTTACTTTTAAGCCGCGATTCTTTAATAATCTACCTAATGAAGCAGCTGTAATTCCTTTTCCTAATGAAGATACAACTCCACCCGTTACAAAAACATACTTGGTCATTCTATCACTCTTCCTTTTATTCTCCAGATTTGATACGACTCATCAGCATATCGTTGAATTATGTAACCCAGTCAACCTTTTTCACACGTAATTCTTTCCGTCTTATATCTTTTTGGCATATACCCTTTTATTATCTTTTCTTAACAAAAAATATAAGCCTTTATTTAGACGAATATATCATATATCGATTACACCCCTACGTAATTGCTTCCAGATTTTTAATAGTTTATCTCGAAAAATCTGTAGCATCTGCCAGAGGCTTTATCTTAATTCAACCAGAATTTGATTCGGACTAAATAAGAAAGGAAAAAATACTTTTTATTCCTTGTTTAGTCGGGAGTATTCTGCTGAATTGAAAATAAAACAACAAAAGCGCTTCCCCTATTATTTAAAAGGGAAACGCTTTTCATTCATCATTTAAAGAGCCCAATAAGAATTCTACTCATATGCTCAAAAAAAGTCAAGTACAAAAAAATGTACATTCTAACTAAATTAATAATTGCTTTAACGCTTGAAACTACACTATAGAAATTAGTTTCAACATAACAATTTTATTCTACAATAGCTTCTTCAACTTCTTTATTTTTCCACTCTCTGTTAAATCTCTTTAATGCCCAAACATTTGAGCCCTTCGTAATAAAATTACCATCCATATTCAAATCTGTATAAAATTGACCAACTTTTTCAGCTTTTGCTTCTTCAGATAAGCCTTTTAATTCAGCGATTTTATCATACAGCTCTGTAAATTTTAGACCGTTTTTTTCATCTATTAGTAACAGCGCTGCTAGATCGACTAAAGATGTTGATTGAAGTTCCTCTTTACTGTAGTCTTTTAAACTCATGCCGTATTCTCCCCTTTATTGCATGTGTGATTAATTGCCTTATTATTCAGCAATTAATACATTATAATCAAATTCATCATAGATATGCTACATAAAATCTCCGACAAAATCAATCATTAAAAAGACCTTTTTATTTTATAAAACAAATCTCCACTCCGCAAAGAAATTATTTTCCCTGCGGAGTGGCTAGATGAACGAATTAAATTTCAGCTAACTGATGCATATGCTTAGATTATTTCTCATCTGCTATTTGATCTTGTTCGATTTCTAAAGCTAATATCAAATAATGAATTTGCTTTTTAATGTATTCTTCTATTGTAAATTGCTTTTGTAATGCCCAACGGCGAAAGCCCCACATCTGCCCTTGAACAAAAATGTTATTTGCCAACAATTCCGCATCTTTAGCAGTTATTTCATGAGGTACGCATGTAACAATGACCCATTTTAACATGCTGACCATATCACGCTCTTTTTCTAACACGTATGTCTTCGCATGATCATGTAGTGATTTAACTTCCTGATACATAATAATTACTTCATCTTGTATCTCATCCATAAATTGGAAATACAATTCAATTACAGTAATTAAACTTTGAATCGATGGCTTCTTAAAATCAATGGTTGCCTTCAGACGATCATGTACTTGCTCGTAAATATAATCACAAACAAGGAATAAAATATCCTCTTTTGTACTGATATACTCATAAAGGGTACCAATGCTAAACCCGGATGCTTTCGCGATTTCCCTTGTTGTTGTACGATGGAAGCCTTTTTCCTTAAAGAGTGCAATTGCAGCTTTAATCATTTGCTCCCTACGCTTTTCAACTAAATCTAAATCTTTGACCGTTGAACGAATCGAATCCTGGTTCATTAAATTCACATCCTCTTTATTCATTTTCCTTACCTATTTCTCCTGCTTTATTGTAACAATGCGAGAGACAAAAGAGTTTATTATTTAGCTAATTCCAAACATATATTGTGCGAATACCCGCTTCGGAAATATACTTCGCTTTCCGTGGGCGGCTGATGAGCCTCCTCGTGCTGTGCGCACTCCGGGGTCTCACCTAGGCCTTCCTCCCACAGGAGTCTACGTATATTTCCTACGCTTTATTTGAACTTTATTCGTTTTTTATGCTAATCACATTTTTGTCTCAACCTTGCCATTAAAATCTATAACTTCTACTGAGATTTTATCTCTCTTATACCATACAGATTGCGCTCCTACCGCAAATCATTTTGCCATTAGAGCTTCTAGTATGCAAGAGATTTATTTTCTATTTTAATCATATTGGTAAAATCCGCGACCTGTTTTCTTGCCAAGCCAGCCTGCTTTTACATATTTCTTTAAGAGAGGACATGGACGATACTTGCTATCACCAAATCCTTCATGCAATACTTCCATAATTGCTAGAACGGTATCCAGTCCAATAAAATCAGCTAAGGTTAGAGGTCCCATTGGATGGTTCATTCCTAGCTTCATCACTGTATCCACATCTTCTACAGAAGCTACACCTTCATAAACGGTATAAATCGCTTCATTAATCATTGGAATTAAAATTCGGTTAGCAACAAACCCTGGGAAATCATTAACTTCTACAGGTGTTTTGCCTAAGTTAATTGCGATATTTCGAATCGTTTCATAAGTTTCTTCACTCGTCTGTAATCCTTTAATAACCTCAACAAGCTTCATCACGGGTACTGGATTCATAAAATGCATACCAATCACCTGTTCAGGACGCTTTGTTAATGCTGCAATATCTGTAATTGGTAAAGAGGATGTGTTTGTAGCTAAAATAGCATGTGCTGGTGCAATTTCATCAAGCTGCTGAAATACACTTGCTTTGACATCCATATTCTCTATAACTGCTTCAATCACTAAATCACAATCTGATGAAGCTTCTAGAGATGATGAAGATGTTAAGCGTGCCAATGTTGCTTCTTTATCTTCCTCATTGATTCGTTCTTTTTCAACCGCACGCGTTAGTAGCTTTTCTATGTTTCCTAAGCCTTTTTCTAATGCAGCTTCATTCATATCATTTAAAACAACATGGAATCCAGCTTGTGCACATACTTGAGCAATACCGGAACCCATCTGCCCTGCACCAATCACCATGATTTTCTTTATCGCCATGTTATATTTCCTCCCTCAACATTTACAAGAATTGCTTTATTACTGTTTTGGAACTTCGATAAGCATTGCATCACCTTGACCGCCTCCACTGCAAATTGCCGCAATACCAAGGCCGCCTCCTCGACGTTTCAATTCATGAATTAATGTTAAAATAACACGTGCACCACTTGCACCAATTGGATGGCCTAATGCAACAGCTCCACCATTTACATTTACCTTTTCAGGATCGAGCCTAGCGATCTTCCCACTTGCTAAAGCAACAGCTGCGAAAGCCTCATTAATTTCATATAAATCAATATCTTCCTGCGTTTTTCCTGTTTTCTCTAGTAATTTATTAATAACAAGCCCAGGGGTTTGCGGGAATTTTTTAGCCTCTACAGCAACCTCTGCATGACCTAAAATCACTGCCATAACTTCCTTACCTAGCTCTTTTGCTTTATCTTCAGACATTAATACAAATGCTCCTGCACCATCATTCACTCCTGGTGCATTTCCAGCTGTAATCGTTCCTTCTGGTCCAAATGCTGGACGTAATTTTGCTAAAACTTCTACACTTGTATCTGCACGGGGTCCTTCATCTGTATCTACAACAATTGGATCACCTTTACGTTGTGGTACCTCTACAGGAACAATTTCGTCTGTAAATTTACCTTCGTTTATTGCTTTTATCGCACGTTCATGACTACGATATGCCCATTGATCCTGCTCTTCTCGTGATAATTCAAACACTTCTGCTGTATCATTTCCATATGTGCCCATATGCACACCAGTAAAGGAGCAGGATAAACCGTCATGTATCATTAGATCAACTACACGTTTATCTCCCATACGATTACCCCAGCGTGCATCTGGTAAGAAATACGGGGCATTACTCATGCTCTCCATACCACCAGCAATAATAGTATCTTCTTCACCTAAGCGTATTAACTGATCTGCTAATGTAACACTACGTAGTCCAGAAGCACAAACTTTATTAATCGTTTCTGTTTTTACACTCCATGGAAGTCCAGCCTCTTTTGCTGCTTGACGTGAAGGGATTTGCCCTTGACCTCCTTGTAATACGGTTCCCATAATGACCTCATCAACTGTTTCACCATCTATTTTTGCGCGTTCTACTGCACTCTTTATCGCGATACCACCTAATTCAGATGCTGATAAATTTTTCAGTGCACCGCCGAATTTTCCAAATGGTGTTCTTGCTCCAGAAATAATCACTGTCTTTTTCATAATAAATTTCCTCCTCTAAACGAAAGCACTTTTATATATTCGGACAATCTCATTTGCGGAAGCATTCTTTAAAAGGTTCATTTGATTGAACGCTCGCTCATTCCTTATTTGTTAAAAAAGGGAGCATCTCTACTCCCTCATCTTCTTATTTTTACATTTGTCATTATAGCATGAATTAACTAAAAATTCATGCTGGTTATGCAATTTGTTCTTGCTCTTCTTCTACTAAAACAGATAATGCTAGAATTTCTGCAACATCCATTGTACTAATATCTTCTTCTACTTCTTTTGCTTTTGTTCCATCACTTAACATGGTCAGGCAGAAAGGACATGCACTTGAAATAATAGATGGATTTACAGCAATTGCTTGTTCTGTTCGTGCTACGTTAATGCGGTTTCCAGTTGTTTCTTCTGTCCACATTAGACCTCCACCTGCACCACAGCACATACCATTTGAGCCATGACGCTCCATTTCCACTAATTCAAGACCTGGAATGGATTTTAATATTTCACGTGGTGGATCATAAACACCATTGTACCTGCCTAGATAACAAGAATCATGATAAGTTAAACGTTTGTTAATGGCTTTTTTAGGCTTTAACTTCCC contains the following coding sequences:
- the rpoE gene encoding DNA-directed RNA polymerase subunit delta, giving the protein MSLKDYSKEELQSTSLVDLAALLLIDEKNGLKFTELYDKIAELKGLSEEAKAEKVGQFYTDLNMDGNFITKGSNVWALKRFNREWKNKEVEEAIVE
- a CDS encoding acetyl-CoA C-acetyltransferase, with the translated sequence MKKTVIISGARTPFGKFGGALKNLSASELGGIAIKSAVERAKIDGETVDEVIMGTVLQGGQGQIPSRQAAKEAGLPWSVKTETINKVCASGLRSVTLADQLIRLGEEDTIIAGGMESMSNAPYFLPDARWGNRMGDKRVVDLMIHDGLSCSFTGVHMGTYGNDTAEVFELSREEQDQWAYRSHERAIKAINEGKFTDEIVPVEVPQRKGDPIVVDTDEGPRADTSVEVLAKLRPAFGPEGTITAGNAPGVNDGAGAFVLMSEDKAKELGKEVMAVILGHAEVAVEAKKFPQTPGLVINKLLEKTGKTQEDIDLYEINEAFAAVALASGKIARLDPEKVNVNGGAVALGHPIGASGARVILTLIHELKRRGGGLGIAAICSGGGQGDAMLIEVPKQ
- a CDS encoding TetR/AcrR family transcriptional regulator; translation: MNKEDVNLMNQDSIRSTVKDLDLVEKRREQMIKAAIALFKEKGFHRTTTREIAKASGFSIGTLYEYISTKEDILFLVCDYIYEQVHDRLKATIDFKKPSIQSLITVIELYFQFMDEIQDEVIIMYQEVKSLHDHAKTYVLEKERDMVSMLKWVIVTCVPHEITAKDAELLANNIFVQGQMWGFRRWALQKQFTIEEYIKKQIHYLILALEIEQDQIADEK
- the fba gene encoding class II fructose-1,6-bisphosphate aldolase, which encodes MSLVSMKEMLEIAKEKSYAVGQFNINNLEYVQAILQAAEEEKSPVILGVSSGAAKYMGGFKVAVATAKALMEEYGTTVPVAIHLDHGASFAECAKAIQAGFTSVMIDGSHLPLEENIALTQKVVELAHLHGVSVEAELGRIGGQEDDLIVEDAEAAYAIPAECEKLVKETNVDCFAPALGSVHGPYKGEPNLGFDRMEEVMNLTNIPLVLHGGTGIPLKDIQRAISLGTAKINVNTENQIEQTRVVREVLNADSKVYDPRKYLGPGREAIKEAVIKKMREFGSSGQAK
- the fsa gene encoding fructose-6-phosphate aldolase — its product is MKFFIDTANIEEIRAANELGVLAGVTTNPSLVAKEGVSFHDRLREITSEVTEGSVSAEVIAEDAEGMIAEGKELAAIAPNITVKIPMTLEGLKAVKALSDLGITTNVTLIFNANQALLAARAGATYVSPFIGRLDDIGHDGMSLIGSISEMFDLHGIPTEIIAASIRHPLHVTESALNGAHIATIPYNVLAQLVKHPLTDKGIEQFLADWNK
- the glpX gene encoding class II fructose-bisphosphatase — encoded protein: MDRSLTMELVRVTEAAALSSARWMGRGKKDEADDAATTAMRTVFDTIPMQGTVVIGEGEMDEAPMLYIGEKLGTGSGPLVDIAVDPVEGTNIVAQGTWNALAVIAIADHNTLLHAPDMYMRKIAVGPEAVGKVDINASTYDNLKAVAEAKNKNIEDLLAIVLDRPRHQELINEIREAGARIKLIPAGDVAAAINTAFKQTGVDIMLGIGGAPEGVLAAVALKCLGGELQGQLVPSNEEEEERCKKMGITDINKVFYMEDLVGGDDAIFAATGITDGELLKGVQFTGTKATTQTIVMRAKSGTVRFVDGEHSLIRKPNLVMDPEE
- a CDS encoding 3-hydroxybutyryl-CoA dehydrogenase, coding for MAIKKIMVIGAGQMGSGIAQVCAQAGFHVVLNDMNEAALEKGLGNIEKLLTRAVEKERINEEDKEATLARLTSSSSLEASSDCDLVIEAVIENMDVKASVFQQLDEIAPAHAILATNTSSLPITDIAALTKRPEQVIGMHFMNPVPVMKLVEVIKGLQTSEETYETIRNIAINLGKTPVEVNDFPGFVANRILIPMINEAIYTVYEGVASVEDVDTVMKLGMNHPMGPLTLADFIGLDTVLAIMEVLHEGFGDSKYRPCPLLKKYVKAGWLGKKTGRGFYQYD
- a CDS encoding CTP synthase, with the protein product MTKYVFVTGGVVSSLGKGITAASLGRLLKNRGLKVTIQKFDPYLNVDPGSMSPYQHGEVFVTEDGAETDLDLGHYERFIDINLNKYSNITTGKVYSSVIRKERNDEYLGATVQVIPHITNEIKDQVYRAGEATEADIVITEIGGTVGDIESLPFLEAIRQIKNEKGRENVMYVHCTLVPYIRAAGEVKTKPTQHSVKELRSLGIQPDAIVLRTELPISQEMKEKISLFCDINVEAVIEMRDADTLYHVPIALQEQNFDQLVCDHLNMSCKEAELTDWLALVDKVRNLSKKVTIGLVGKYVELPDAYISVVEALKHAGFVYDTDIEVVWLDSEDPDKDKLLADLAKVDGIVVPGGFGPDGIDGKIHATQYARENKVPFLGIALGMQLAIVEFAKNVAGLADAHSTEFAENTTNPVIDLLPGKTLQDPMRLGSFPCSLMDHSKAKAIYEGVSQVNERHRNRYEFNNKYRAILEEKGLIFSGVSPDNELVEIIEVEDHPYFIACQFHPEFKSRPTRPHALIKGFLESIVQACK
- a CDS encoding UDP-N-acetylglucosamine 1-carboxyvinyltransferase is translated as MQKMLIEGGHLLNGKVRIGGAKNSAVALLPAAILADSEVTIEDLPNISDVRILGDLIEEIGGNVTWNRLHQDTVSIDPTNMVSMPLPNGKVKKLRASYYFMGAMLGKFNEAVIGLPGGCPLGPRPIDQHIKGFEALGAEVTNEHGAIYIRAKQLTGARIYLDVVSVGATINIMLAAVKAKGKTIIENAAKEPEIIDVATLLTNMGAKIKGAGTDVIRIEGVDTLHGCKHTIIPDRIEAGTFAVLAAAQGKEIIIDNVIPQHLESLLAKLREMGVVIEESDEQLLIVSNKPLKSVDIKTLVYPGFPTDLQQPLTSLLTKAEGTGVVTDTIYSSRFKHIDELRRMNAQIKVEGGSAIVSGPVKLQGAKVKASDLRAGAALIIAGLMAEGITEVTGLEHVDRGYEQITEKLLQLGANVWREDLNTEEVEQVQGQ